One bacterium genomic region harbors:
- a CDS encoding cytochrome c biogenesis protein CcdA — translation MAQQVSLVMAFFAGLLTFLSPCVLPLIPAYISFITGVSIDDLVSSGEEKSKMTKRIFLEMVLFISGFSLVFILLGASASYFGKFVLSHLNILRIVGGVLVIVFGLYISGLFSISFLGYERKIHLKMKPTNILGSFIVGIVFALGWTPCVGPVLGTILTYAATQETVREGVFLLGSYSLGLGIPFLVSGLAVNLFLRGFRKIKKYSRLISVVTGGLLILFGILILTGKFQFIM, via the coding sequence GTGGCTCAACAAGTTTCACTGGTTATGGCCTTTTTTGCCGGGCTTTTAACATTTCTTTCTCCCTGCGTTTTACCACTGATACCTGCTTACATTTCTTTTATTACTGGGGTGTCTATCGATGATTTAGTTAGTAGTGGAGAAGAGAAGAGTAAAATGACCAAGAGAATTTTTTTAGAAATGGTTTTATTCATTTCTGGCTTCTCTTTAGTTTTCATCTTACTGGGAGCTTCCGCTTCCTACTTTGGAAAATTTGTGCTCTCGCACTTGAATATTTTGAGAATTGTCGGTGGAGTTTTGGTCATCGTGTTTGGTTTGTATATTTCCGGGTTATTTAGCATAAGTTTTTTGGGGTATGAAAGAAAAATTCATTTAAAGATGAAACCCACGAATATTTTAGGTTCTTTTATTGTGGGAATAGTTTTTGCTCTGGGCTGGACTCCCTGTGTTGGTCCTGTTTTGGGAACAATACTTACTTATGCCGCCACTCAGGAGACTGTCAGGGAAGGGGTCTTCCTTTTGGGTTCCTACTCTCTGGGATTGGGCATTCCTTTTCTCGTCTCGGGTCTGGCTGTTAACCTTTTTCTTAGGGGATTCAGGAAGATAAAGAAATACTCAAGGCTAATATCAGTAGTAACTGGAGGACTGCTGATTCTATTTGGAATTCTGATTTTAACCGGCAAATTCCAATTCATAATGTAA